In one window of Janthinobacterium sp. 1_2014MBL_MicDiv DNA:
- a CDS encoding uroporphyrinogen-III C-methyltransferase: MNEMPTLSEPNATPGSTVKTAPQAADQPAGRAPSLIEQLQKPMSIAVIVLAVLLAAQSWSTSKQIRNLREEVAKRLQKGDVSNAETGVLARNVQEGNKELQIKVGALENRQSETQSQQLALEQLYNDLSKNRDEWALTEIEQVLSTASQQLQLAGNVPGALIALQNADRSLSRSDKPQFITIRRAIGRDMEKLKALPSVDSTGVALRLDAVIAQIDSLPMLSDETPALPAAPEKPGKAKPVRDAAGKLVGPPAPEPLLQKVRDGWNTWSGDMWNDVRQLIRIRRVDTPEALMLSPTQSYFLRENVKLRLLNARMALLSRNETAFRNDLIAAQDALAKYFDTRAKSTQTAQALLRQVQASNLAIEMPTLSDSLTAVRNYKAKS, from the coding sequence ATGAACGAAATGCCTACACTCTCCGAACCAAATGCCACGCCTGGCAGCACCGTGAAGACGGCGCCGCAGGCGGCCGACCAACCTGCCGGCCGCGCGCCGAGCTTGATCGAGCAGCTGCAAAAGCCCATGAGCATCGCCGTCATCGTACTGGCGGTGCTGCTGGCTGCGCAAAGCTGGTCGACCAGCAAGCAGATCCGCAACCTGCGCGAAGAAGTGGCCAAGCGCCTGCAAAAGGGCGATGTCAGCAATGCCGAAACGGGCGTGCTGGCGCGCAACGTGCAAGAAGGTAATAAAGAGCTGCAAATCAAGGTGGGCGCGCTGGAAAACCGCCAGAGCGAAACCCAGAGCCAGCAGCTGGCGCTGGAACAACTGTATAACGACCTGTCGAAGAACCGCGACGAGTGGGCGCTGACGGAAATCGAGCAAGTGCTGTCGACGGCCAGTCAGCAGCTGCAGCTGGCCGGCAACGTGCCGGGCGCGCTGATCGCCCTGCAGAACGCGGACCGCAGCCTGTCGCGTTCCGACAAGCCGCAATTCATCACCATCCGCCGCGCCATCGGCCGCGACATGGAAAAACTCAAGGCCCTGCCCAGCGTCGATTCGACGGGCGTGGCCCTGCGCCTCGATGCCGTGATCGCCCAGATCGACTCCCTGCCGATGCTGTCCGACGAAACGCCGGCCCTGCCGGCCGCGCCGGAAAAGCCGGGCAAGGCCAAGCCCGTGCGCGATGCCGCCGGCAAGCTGGTGGGACCGCCGGCGCCGGAACCGCTGCTGCAAAAAGTGCGCGACGGCTGGAATACGTGGAGCGGCGACATGTGGAACGACGTGCGCCAGCTGATCCGCATCCGCAGAGTCGATACGCCGGAAGCGCTGATGCTGTCGCCGACGCAATCGTACTTCTTGCGCGAAAACGTCAAGCTGCGCCTGCTGAATGCGCGCATGGCCTTGTTGTCGCGCAATGAAACGGCCTTCCGCAACGACTTGATCGCCGCCCAGGATGCGCTGGCCAAGTATTTCGATACGCGCGCCAAGAGCACGCAGACGGCGCAAGCCCTGCTGCGCCAGGTGCAGGCCAGCAACCTGGCCATCGAAATGCCGACCTTGTCCGACAGCCTGACGGCTGTGCGCAACTACAAAGCGAAGTCCTGA
- a CDS encoding uroporphyrinogen-III synthase, giving the protein MPDSVVITRPAAQAGPLAAKVAALGLPVTRLPLLEIHALDGERECAHLLAVLARLADYDLVAFVSPNAIDCVFAHLRAWPAGLPLAVVGEGSRLALAAHGVTDANATITSPLDAARSDSEHLLLALDLPALRGKRVLIVRGDGGRDYLADGLRAAGATVEFVTAYRRKVPKLTPALRATLENLLQHNNDWIITSSEALRGLLALLDELGGEKTAVVKMQQQHLIVPHARIAQTAATLGFARVTLTGSGDAGVLAALQSRP; this is encoded by the coding sequence ATGCCTGACAGCGTGGTGATCACGCGGCCCGCGGCGCAGGCGGGGCCGCTGGCCGCCAAGGTCGCGGCGCTGGGCTTGCCGGTGACGCGATTGCCGCTGCTGGAAATCCATGCGCTCGATGGCGAGCGGGAATGCGCGCACCTGCTGGCCGTGCTGGCCCGCCTGGCCGACTATGACCTGGTGGCATTCGTCTCGCCGAACGCCATCGACTGCGTCTTTGCGCACTTGCGCGCCTGGCCGGCCGGCTTGCCGCTGGCCGTGGTGGGCGAGGGCAGCCGCCTGGCGCTGGCCGCGCATGGCGTCACGGACGCCAACGCCACGATCACCAGCCCGCTCGACGCGGCGCGCAGCGATTCCGAGCACCTGCTGCTGGCGCTGGACTTGCCGGCCCTGCGCGGCAAGCGCGTGCTGATCGTGCGCGGCGACGGCGGACGCGATTACCTGGCCGACGGCTTGCGCGCGGCCGGTGCCACCGTCGAGTTCGTCACGGCCTACCGCCGCAAGGTGCCCAAGCTGACGCCGGCCTTGCGGGCGACCCTGGAAAACTTGTTGCAGCATAATAACGACTGGATCATCACCAGCTCGGAAGCGCTGCGCGGCTTGCTGGCGCTGCTCGATGAATTGGGCGGTGAAAAGACGGCTGTTGTGAAAATGCAACAACAGCATCTGATCGTGCCACATGCCCGCATTGCACAAACGGCGGCCACCCTGGGTTTTGCCCGGGTCACCTTGACAGGATCAGGCGACGCAGGAGTGCTCGCCGCGTTACAATCACGACCATGA
- the hemC gene encoding hydroxymethylbilane synthase, with the protein MKASELTPNELKPTIPARLVIASRESRLAMWQAEHVRARLAALYPQCSVEILGMTTRGDQILDRALSKVGGKGLFVKELEVAMEEGRADLAVHSLKDVPMELPEGFALAAILEREDPRDAFVSNDYASLAELPHGAVVGTSSLRRQSLIAARYPHLTILPLRGNLDTRLGKLDRGDYAAIILAAAGLKRLGLASRIRAVLAPEDSLPAAGQGAMAIEIRGQRADGVDLAALLAPLNHAATAQAVTAERKVSKIFGGSCQIPLAAFATVDGDSMRLRAMVATPDGARMASADVTGAAAAPELLGEQVAELLRGQDAAGILASCAITPDNHEGLAPHA; encoded by the coding sequence TTGAAAGCATCCGAATTGACCCCGAACGAATTGAAGCCGACCATTCCCGCCCGCCTGGTGATCGCGTCGCGCGAGAGCCGTCTTGCCATGTGGCAAGCCGAGCATGTGCGTGCGCGCCTGGCCGCACTGTATCCGCAGTGTAGCGTCGAAATTCTCGGCATGACCACACGCGGCGACCAGATTCTCGACCGCGCCTTGTCCAAGGTAGGCGGCAAGGGCCTGTTCGTCAAGGAACTGGAAGTGGCGATGGAGGAAGGGCGCGCCGACCTGGCCGTGCATTCGCTGAAAGACGTGCCGATGGAGTTGCCCGAAGGCTTTGCGCTGGCCGCCATCCTCGAGCGTGAAGATCCGCGCGACGCCTTTGTCTCCAACGATTACGCCAGCCTGGCCGAGCTGCCGCACGGCGCCGTCGTGGGCACGAGCAGCCTGCGCCGCCAGTCGCTGATCGCCGCGCGCTACCCGCACCTGACCATCCTGCCGCTGCGCGGCAACCTCGACACGCGTTTGGGCAAGCTCGACCGTGGCGATTACGCGGCCATCATCCTGGCCGCCGCCGGCCTGAAGCGCCTGGGCCTGGCGTCGCGCATCCGCGCCGTGCTGGCGCCGGAAGACAGCCTGCCGGCCGCCGGCCAGGGCGCCATGGCGATCGAGATCCGCGGCCAGCGCGCCGACGGCGTCGACCTGGCGGCCCTGCTGGCGCCGCTGAACCACGCGGCCACGGCGCAAGCCGTCACGGCCGAGCGCAAGGTGTCGAAGATTTTCGGCGGCAGCTGCCAGATTCCGCTGGCCGCGTTTGCCACCGTCGACGGCGACAGCATGCGCCTGCGCGCCATGGTCGCCACGCCCGATGGCGCGCGCATGGCCAGCGCCGACGTGACTGGCGCCGCTGCCGCGCCGGAACTGCTGGGCGAGCAGGTGGCCGAGCTGCTGCGCGGGCAGGACGCCGCCGGCATCCTCGCTTCGTGCGCCATCACTCCCGACAACCATGAAGGCCTGGCGCCGCATGCCTGA
- the ppc gene encoding phosphoenolpyruvate carboxylase, whose translation MLNDAVAPETAAPVPADKDAPLKEDIRLLGRLLGDVLREQEGDAVFNVVETIRQTSVRFRREADADAALELDAMLKELSREQTISVVRAFSYFSHLANIAEDQHHIRRRRAHLLAGSPAQKGSVSFALKKLRAAGVPRKTVDTFFQDALIAPVLTAHPTEVQRKSILDAEHDIARLLAERDLPLTPKERHANMQLLRSRVSTLWQTRMLRYSKLTVADEIENALSYYRITFLRELPGLYDDIEDDIAAEYPNGDGTIEPINAAYVQMGSWIGGDRDGNPNVNAGTMQHALARHATTILDFYLDEVHTLGAELSVSTLMVGVSGELQALADQSPDASPHRSDEPYRRALIGIYARLAATARALGATNILRKEVGPAAAYPDAAAFVADLRTIVASLEAHHGAALVRPRLATLARAADIFGFHLASLDMRQTSDVHERVLADLFAKSGVAPDYAALAEDAKEALLLNELAQPRLLYSPYIAYDAETDSELAILRAARDIRQRYGARAIRNYIISHTETVSDLLEVLLLQKETGLLRTDWHAGESTCELMVIPLFETIPDLQRAAGIMGRVMALPLVRQLIAKQGQLQEVMLGYSDSNKDGGFLTSNWELYKAELALVADFRKAGVKLRLFHGRGGTVGRGGGPSYEAILAQPPGTVNGQIRLTEQGEIIASKFSNAEIGRRNLELLVAATLEASLAPQEVNPARNNQLARFEGVMAELSNLAYKAYRDLVYETPGFTEYFFSATPIAEIAELNLGSRPASRKANQRIEDLRAIPWGFSWGQCRLLLPGWFGFGSAIHAWINDGETASKDDKIATLRTMYAQWPFFATLLSNMDMVLAKTDLAIASRYAELVADQGLRERIYKRITDEHGTTLQCLELITGNTERLAGNPLLARSIQNRFAYLDPLNHLQVELIKRNRALSAESKIDERVHRGIQLSINGVAAGLRNTG comes from the coding sequence ATGCTCAATGACGCCGTAGCACCCGAAACCGCCGCCCCGGTCCCTGCCGACAAGGACGCGCCGCTGAAAGAAGATATCCGCCTGCTGGGCCGCCTGCTGGGCGACGTGCTGCGCGAACAGGAAGGCGACGCCGTCTTCAACGTGGTGGAAACCATCCGCCAGACCTCGGTGCGCTTCCGCCGCGAAGCGGACGCGGACGCGGCGCTGGAACTGGACGCCATGCTGAAGGAACTGAGCCGCGAACAGACGATTTCCGTCGTGCGCGCCTTTTCCTACTTTTCGCACCTGGCCAACATTGCGGAAGACCAGCACCACATCCGCCGCCGCCGCGCGCACCTGCTGGCCGGTTCGCCCGCGCAAAAGGGCAGCGTCAGCTTCGCGCTGAAAAAACTGCGCGCCGCCGGCGTGCCGCGCAAGACGGTCGACACCTTCTTCCAGGACGCGCTGATCGCGCCCGTGCTGACGGCCCACCCGACGGAAGTGCAGCGCAAGAGCATCCTCGACGCCGAGCACGACATCGCCCGCCTGCTGGCCGAGCGCGACCTGCCGCTGACGCCGAAGGAGCGGCACGCCAACATGCAGCTGCTGCGCTCGCGCGTATCCACGCTGTGGCAGACGCGCATGCTGCGCTATTCGAAGCTGACGGTGGCCGACGAGATCGAAAACGCCCTGTCCTATTACCGCATCACCTTCCTGCGCGAGCTGCCGGGCCTGTACGACGACATCGAGGACGACATCGCCGCCGAATATCCGAACGGCGACGGCACGATCGAGCCCATCAATGCCGCCTACGTGCAGATGGGCAGCTGGATCGGCGGCGACCGCGACGGCAATCCGAACGTCAACGCGGGCACCATGCAGCACGCGCTGGCGCGCCACGCCACCACCATCCTCGACTTTTACCTCGACGAAGTGCACACGCTGGGCGCGGAACTGTCCGTCTCGACCCTGATGGTGGGCGTCAGCGGCGAACTGCAGGCGCTGGCCGACCAGTCGCCGGACGCCTCGCCGCACCGCAGCGACGAACCGTACCGCCGCGCCCTGATCGGCATCTATGCGCGCCTGGCCGCCACCGCGCGCGCCCTGGGCGCCACCAACATCCTGCGCAAGGAAGTGGGGCCGGCCGCCGCCTACCCGGACGCGGCCGCGTTTGTCGCCGACCTGCGCACCATCGTCGCCTCGCTCGAAGCGCACCATGGCGCGGCCCTCGTGCGCCCGCGCCTGGCCACGCTGGCGCGCGCGGCCGACATCTTCGGCTTCCACCTGGCGTCGCTCGACATGCGCCAGACCTCCGACGTGCACGAGCGCGTGCTGGCCGACCTGTTCGCCAAGAGCGGCGTGGCGCCCGACTATGCGGCCCTGGCGGAAGACGCCAAGGAAGCGCTGCTGCTGAATGAACTGGCGCAGCCGCGCCTGCTGTATTCGCCCTACATCGCCTACGACGCGGAAACGGATTCCGAGCTGGCGATCCTGCGCGCGGCGCGCGACATCCGCCAGCGCTACGGCGCGCGGGCGATCCGCAACTACATCATCTCGCACACGGAAACCGTGTCCGACTTGCTGGAGGTGTTGCTGCTGCAAAAAGAAACGGGCTTGCTGCGCACCGACTGGCATGCTGGCGAGAGCACGTGCGAGCTGATGGTCATCCCCCTGTTCGAAACCATCCCCGACCTGCAGCGCGCGGCCGGCATCATGGGCCGCGTGATGGCCTTGCCCCTGGTCCGGCAATTGATCGCCAAACAGGGACAGTTGCAGGAAGTCATGCTCGGCTATTCCGATTCGAACAAGGATGGCGGCTTCCTCACGTCGAACTGGGAACTGTACAAGGCGGAACTGGCGCTGGTGGCCGACTTCCGGAAGGCTGGCGTCAAGCTGCGCCTGTTCCATGGCCGCGGCGGCACGGTGGGCCGTGGCGGCGGCCCCAGCTACGAAGCCATCCTGGCCCAGCCGCCGGGCACCGTCAACGGGCAGATCCGCCTGACGGAACAGGGCGAGATCATCGCCTCGAAGTTTTCCAACGCGGAAATCGGCCGGCGCAACCTGGAATTGCTGGTTGCCGCCACGCTGGAAGCGAGCCTGGCGCCGCAAGAGGTCAACCCGGCCCGCAACAACCAGCTGGCGCGCTTCGAGGGCGTGATGGCGGAACTGTCGAACCTGGCCTACAAGGCCTATCGCGACCTCGTGTATGAAACGCCGGGGTTTACCGAGTATTTCTTCTCGGCCACGCCAATCGCCGAAATTGCCGAGCTGAACCTTGGTTCGCGCCCCGCCTCGCGCAAGGCCAACCAGCGCATCGAAGACTTGCGCGCCATTCCCTGGGGCTTTTCCTGGGGTCAGTGCCGTTTACTGCTGCCGGGCTGGTTCGGCTTTGGCAGCGCCATCCACGCCTGGATCAATGACGGCGAGACAGCGTCGAAGGACGACAAGATCGCCACCCTGCGCACCATGTACGCGCAGTGGCCGTTCTTCGCCACCCTGCTGTCGAACATGGACATGGTGCTGGCCAAGACGGACCTGGCGATTGCCTCGCGCTACGCGGAACTGGTGGCCGACCAGGGCTTGCGCGAGCGCATCTACAAGCGCATCACGGACGAGCATGGCACTACCCTGCAATGCCTGGAGCTGATCACGGGCAACACGGAACGCCTGGCCGGCAACCCGCTGCTGGCCCGCTCCATCCAGAACCGCTTCGCCTACCTGGACCCGCTCAACCACTTGCAGGTGGAGTTAATCAAACGCAACCGCGCACTGTCGGCGGAAAGCAAGATCGATGAACGCGTGCACCGCGGCATCCAGCTGTCGATCAACGGCGTGGCGGCCGGCCTGCGCAACACGGGCTAG
- a CDS encoding PAS domain-containing sensor histidine kinase — MSKWSIETLSAACAALILIMLGWLAGAAWQALDFWEHVWLALLLLAAASIALWLLRRLRTHLVSTRQQLDASAMRYRDLAETAQDGMWQTDAQGQILHVNQRLGHMLGVPLDQLLGHSMDEFYDEATLQRLCPLRQTAGQSCMGELHYWHTDGTERWAILSGRRLYDRHGTLTGALVLASDITEQKRAEHALSIAHAELESRVALRTAQLQDVNARLSAEIAMRAQTEAALARSEERLQDIISMMPLSLFLKDAESRIVLMNQACEQQWGVCFQDIAEGRDIQHFPSDQSAGFHTADREAFASRSVVIREELVWNAQLQENRLVQTHKKPVFDAEGRPQMIIAMAIDITDSKRNEENLQRSLAQLRELSDHQQTIKEEERRRIALDIHDDLGQNLMVLRIDVSLLHARTAGTHPRLHSHAQRVLDTIDATIRSVRTIINDLHPSTLELGLGPAAEWLIRQMEGRGAIRYRLHIASDAPHLGLDQRQTSAIFRVLQESLSNIVRHAQASEVEVALAQEHDAILLRISDNGIGMQPGDDGKRAAFGLKSIRERVHALGGELRIDSQAGQGTALAIHLPQSRERVADVS; from the coding sequence ATGAGTAAATGGTCGATTGAAACGCTGAGTGCCGCATGTGCCGCGCTGATCCTCATCATGCTGGGCTGGCTTGCCGGCGCGGCCTGGCAAGCCCTCGACTTCTGGGAACACGTATGGCTGGCCTTGCTGCTGCTGGCCGCCGCCAGCATCGCCCTGTGGCTGCTGCGCCGGCTGCGCACCCATCTCGTCAGCACGCGCCAGCAGCTCGACGCCAGCGCCATGCGCTACCGCGACCTGGCCGAGACGGCCCAGGACGGCATGTGGCAAACGGATGCGCAAGGCCAGATCCTGCACGTCAACCAGCGCCTGGGCCACATGCTGGGCGTCCCCCTCGACCAACTGCTGGGCCACTCCATGGACGAGTTCTATGACGAGGCCACCTTGCAACGGCTGTGCCCGCTACGCCAGACGGCGGGGCAGAGTTGCATGGGAGAACTCCACTACTGGCATACGGACGGCACGGAGCGCTGGGCCATACTCAGCGGGCGCCGCCTGTACGACCGGCACGGCACCCTGACGGGCGCCCTCGTGCTGGCCAGCGACATCACCGAACAAAAACGCGCCGAACACGCGCTGAGCATCGCCCATGCGGAACTGGAAAGCCGCGTGGCCCTGCGCACGGCCCAGCTGCAGGACGTGAATGCCCGCCTGTCCGCCGAGATCGCCATGCGCGCGCAGACGGAAGCGGCGCTGGCGCGCAGCGAGGAACGGCTGCAGGACATCATCTCGATGATGCCGCTGTCGCTGTTCCTCAAGGATGCCGAGTCGCGCATCGTGCTGATGAACCAAGCCTGCGAACAGCAATGGGGCGTGTGCTTCCAGGACATCGCCGAAGGGCGCGACATACAGCACTTTCCCAGCGACCAGAGTGCGGGCTTCCACACGGCGGACCGGGAAGCGTTTGCCAGCCGTAGCGTGGTGATCCGCGAAGAGCTGGTGTGGAACGCCCAGCTGCAGGAAAACCGCCTGGTGCAGACGCACAAGAAACCCGTGTTCGACGCCGAAGGCCGGCCGCAGATGATCATCGCCATGGCCATCGACATCACCGACAGCAAGCGCAACGAGGAAAACCTGCAGCGCTCGCTGGCCCAGCTGCGCGAACTGTCCGACCACCAGCAGACCATCAAGGAAGAGGAGCGCCGGCGCATCGCGCTCGACATCCACGACGACCTGGGGCAGAACCTGATGGTGCTGCGCATCGACGTGTCGCTGCTGCATGCGCGCACGGCGGGCACCCATCCGCGCCTGCACAGCCATGCGCAGCGCGTGCTCGACACCATCGACGCCACCATCCGCTCCGTGCGCACCATCATCAACGACTTGCATCCGAGTACCCTGGAGCTGGGCCTGGGCCCGGCCGCCGAATGGCTGATACGCCAGATGGAAGGCCGCGGCGCCATCCGCTACCGGCTGCACATCGCCAGCGACGCGCCCCACCTGGGCCTGGACCAGCGCCAGACGTCGGCCATCTTCCGCGTCCTGCAGGAATCGCTGTCGAACATCGTGCGCCACGCGCAAGCGAGCGAAGTGGAAGTGGCGCTGGCGCAGGAACACGACGCGATTCTGCTGCGCATCAGCGACAACGGCATCGGCATGCAGCCGGGCGACGACGGCAAGCGGGCCGCCTTCGGCCTGAAAAGCATACGCGAACGCGTGCACGCGCTGGGCGGCGAGCTGCGCATCGACAGCCAGGCGGGCCAGGGCACGGCGCTGGCCATCCACCTGCCGCAAAGCAGGGAGCGCGTGGCGGACGTATCGTGA
- a CDS encoding HAF repeat-containing protein, protein MPPRHSRACAPLLGLFLLAAIPAASAAIHAEHGFGEKDGNGSIASDLNPAGLVAGIIMEEAGRRRAVTYQHGQIRELGTLGGDEGFTKAINAHGVVVGSSQTASGAWHAFRYDAAGGMRDLGTLGGSSSYATAIARDGTVAGYADTSGGDFHAYVTKADHSLQDLGTLGGASSYASGLNNHGVVVGTAQRGDGYRRAFIYRPGTGMQEIGTLPGGRISSATAINDAGLVVGAAETDKRRWHAFAWDGRRMVDLGAMIGQGDSYATAVNAAGHVVGSVSINGFEPMTFVYKDGVMTVRRRDDGLYLTNKITDAGLVVGAVYTGHKFQAFAVPSQAAPAPPRRNPLDWFFMTVLAAASGAVLYRARRHFRAGLLGQRRHLL, encoded by the coding sequence ATGCCGCCACGCCACTCCCGCGCTTGCGCCCCGCTCCTCGGCCTGTTCCTGCTGGCGGCCATTCCCGCCGCCAGCGCCGCCATCCATGCCGAACACGGCTTTGGCGAAAAAGACGGCAATGGCAGCATCGCGTCCGACTTGAACCCGGCGGGACTAGTGGCCGGCATCATCATGGAAGAAGCGGGACGGCGCCGCGCCGTCACCTACCAGCATGGCCAGATCCGCGAACTGGGCACCCTGGGCGGCGATGAAGGCTTTACCAAGGCCATCAATGCCCATGGCGTGGTGGTGGGGTCCTCGCAAACGGCCAGCGGCGCCTGGCACGCCTTCCGTTATGACGCGGCGGGTGGCATGCGCGACCTCGGCACCCTGGGCGGCAGCAGCAGTTACGCCACGGCCATCGCGCGCGACGGCACGGTGGCCGGCTATGCCGATACGAGCGGCGGCGATTTCCACGCCTATGTGACGAAAGCCGACCACAGCCTGCAAGACCTGGGCACCCTGGGCGGCGCCAGCAGCTATGCGAGCGGCCTGAACAATCATGGCGTGGTGGTGGGCACGGCGCAGCGCGGCGATGGCTACCGGCGCGCCTTCATCTACCGCCCCGGCACGGGCATGCAGGAAATCGGCACCCTGCCGGGCGGGCGTATCAGCTCGGCCACCGCCATCAATGACGCGGGCCTCGTCGTGGGCGCCGCGGAAACGGACAAGCGCCGCTGGCATGCGTTTGCCTGGGATGGCCGGCGCATGGTCGACCTCGGCGCCATGATCGGCCAGGGCGACAGCTACGCCACGGCCGTGAATGCGGCGGGACACGTCGTCGGCAGCGTCAGCATCAATGGCTTCGAACCGATGACCTTTGTGTACAAGGACGGCGTGATGACGGTGCGCCGCCGCGACGACGGCCTGTACCTGACCAACAAGATCACGGACGCCGGCCTGGTGGTGGGCGCCGTCTACACGGGACACAAATTCCAGGCCTTCGCCGTGCCATCGCAGGCGGCGCCGGCGCCGCCGCGCCGCAACCCGCTGGACTGGTTCTTCATGACCGTCCTCGCCGCCGCCAGCGGCGCGGTCCTGTACCGCGCACGGCGCCACTTCCGCGCCGGCCTGCTGGGTCAGCGCCGGCACCTGCTGTAA